A portion of the Anoxybacillus gonensis genome contains these proteins:
- a CDS encoding HD-GYP domain-containing protein: MRVYEETLKKLFINYTIGSILAVVGVGSTLMVMALHIRQVDLMLLLLIQFFSFCIMLFIEYRAFQKDIDPIRRLFYDNNITEQQFYWALVQAKRFPLLTVRRIALPHFLGLSIPAIALTLSLIFIDVLRIPYMYVVYALFGALLIAMLHAMIEFFLTLRTMRPLIGDMMQIGRMHGFHETIRATNVVYVPMKIKIGLSVLFIGIFPVLLFVLATEVKLFAEGKNTFSGYWTWTIVVLVISVLFSLFAARVLSEDVERSIEDLLQYMNRVQRKEYELMCDNVYIDEFSELTNGFNHMVDAIVKRDEKNKQLLNSFISVMTTALDARDEYTAGHSQRVAVYAVEIGKRLGMTNEQLARLYRSAILHDIGKIGIPDHILLKDGKLTDEEFAWIKKHPVLGENIIRQVQPIEEVKDLLPGIRSHHERIDGKGYPDGLKGEDIPLFGRIIAVADAFDAMTSDRPYRKGMHVEKAVSILLEGRGTQWDAQMVDCFISFLKEREQEKVS, from the coding sequence GTGCGTGTATATGAGGAAACGTTAAAGAAATTGTTTATCAACTACACAATTGGCTCGATTTTGGCAGTTGTCGGTGTCGGTAGTACGCTAATGGTTATGGCATTGCATATTCGCCAAGTGGATTTAATGCTGTTGTTGCTTATTCAATTTTTTTCATTTTGCATCATGTTATTTATTGAATATCGCGCCTTTCAAAAAGATATTGATCCGATTCGTCGTCTTTTTTATGACAACAATATAACGGAACAACAGTTTTATTGGGCGCTTGTCCAGGCGAAGCGCTTTCCGCTTCTTACAGTGAGACGTATTGCGCTTCCACATTTTTTAGGGCTTTCTATTCCGGCCATTGCGTTGACGCTTTCCCTTATTTTTATAGATGTGTTGCGCATTCCATATATGTATGTCGTTTATGCTTTATTTGGTGCACTGCTTATTGCAATGCTTCATGCGATGATAGAGTTTTTTTTAACGCTACGCACGATGCGCCCGCTCATTGGCGATATGATGCAAATCGGGAGAATGCACGGGTTTCATGAAACGATCCGAGCAACAAATGTCGTATATGTTCCGATGAAAATAAAAATTGGCTTAAGTGTGTTATTCATTGGCATTTTCCCAGTTTTATTATTTGTGTTAGCGACAGAGGTCAAATTGTTCGCTGAGGGGAAAAATACGTTTTCAGGCTATTGGACGTGGACGATTGTTGTTTTAGTCATTTCTGTTTTGTTTTCTTTATTTGCGGCGCGTGTCTTATCGGAAGATGTAGAACGAAGCATTGAAGATTTGCTTCAATATATGAACCGCGTGCAAAGAAAAGAGTATGAACTGATGTGCGACAACGTGTATATTGATGAATTTTCCGAGCTTACAAACGGCTTTAATCATATGGTCGATGCGATTGTCAAACGAGATGAAAAAAATAAGCAATTATTAAATAGTTTTATTTCGGTCATGACGACAGCGCTCGATGCGCGTGATGAATATACAGCTGGTCATTCGCAACGTGTTGCGGTATATGCTGTGGAAATTGGTAAAAGGCTAGGAATGACAAATGAACAACTTGCGCGTTTATATCGTTCTGCGATTTTGCATGATATCGGCAAAATCGGTATCCCTGATCACATTTTATTGAAAGACGGAAAATTAACAGATGAGGAATTTGCATGGATTAAAAAACATCCGGTGCTCGGTGAAAACATTATTCGACAAGTGCAGCCGATTGAAGAAGTAAAAGATTTGCTTCCGGGCATTCGATCACATCATGAACGGATCGATGGGAAAGGGTATCCCGATGGCTTAAAAGGGGAGGACATTCCGCTCTTTGGGCGCATCATCGCGGTTGCTGATGCGTTCGATGCGATGACGTCTGATCGTCCATATCGAAAAGGAATGCATGTAGAAAAAGCGGTTTCGATTTTGTTAGAAGGTCGTGGGACACAATGGGATGCCCAAATGGTCGATTGTTTTATTTCTTTTTTAAAGGAGAGAGAACAAGAAAAAGTGAGTTAG
- a CDS encoding sensor histidine kinase, with protein sequence MKNNIRSFFNHSDMFHRTQWRLTATYSGILIVFLAIFIAVVSFLIHTVMTNDQERRIRMLAEQEGQTIQTLLTEQPFIGWPTDQNVIFLSEDQLFFYVVDARGRLMMGDEVNKGLRPLLLSTLQPWTPEKNELRYVDIHIPHHQHELKRFRADELKILTVARPLIVDRQLVGVLYVGMDVTSMFRLLKWSTFILLSLGVLFIAVAVAFSYFMSKRALVPIQDAYNRQRQFVADASHELRTPLSVIFSSVEALKMDMSLTSDAFSRKTIERLGDETKRMTNLINDLLTLARTDDAKLQIEKKPFDLQACAQHTLHSLQELANKKNITLQFHTSEQIEFVGDEDKCTQLLYILLDNAIKYTPEGGTVSLSFKQYVTKQRKVVEISVSDTGIGIAPEHLPHIFDRFYRADKARTRQIGGHGLGLSIAKWIVEAHNGHIQVESEVGKGTTFTLTFPNERA encoded by the coding sequence TTGAAAAATAACATTCGTTCTTTTTTCAATCATTCCGATATGTTTCACCGCACACAATGGCGCTTAACTGCCACATACAGCGGGATTCTTATCGTGTTTTTAGCCATTTTTATTGCGGTTGTTTCTTTCCTTATTCATACCGTCATGACAAATGACCAAGAGCGACGCATTCGTATGCTCGCTGAACAAGAAGGACAAACGATTCAAACCTTGCTTACAGAGCAGCCGTTCATCGGTTGGCCAACAGATCAAAATGTCATTTTTTTAAGTGAAGACCAACTGTTTTTTTACGTCGTGGATGCACGCGGACGGTTGATGATGGGGGATGAAGTGAATAAAGGATTGCGACCGCTTCTCCTCTCTACACTTCAACCGTGGACGCCAGAAAAAAATGAATTAAGATATGTAGACATTCATATCCCTCACCATCAGCACGAATTGAAACGATTTCGTGCCGATGAATTAAAAATATTAACTGTCGCTCGCCCCTTAATTGTCGATCGACAACTCGTCGGCGTGCTATATGTCGGTATGGATGTGACAAGCATGTTTCGTTTGCTCAAATGGTCAACATTCATTTTACTCAGCCTCGGCGTGTTATTTATCGCGGTCGCTGTTGCTTTTAGCTATTTCATGTCTAAACGTGCGCTCGTTCCAATTCAAGACGCATACAATCGCCAACGTCAATTTGTCGCCGATGCTTCTCATGAACTGCGGACGCCACTTAGCGTCATTTTTTCTTCTGTAGAAGCATTGAAAATGGATATGTCGTTAACGTCCGATGCATTTAGTCGTAAAACGATTGAACGTCTAGGAGATGAGACAAAACGAATGACTAACCTCATTAACGACCTTCTCACCCTTGCACGAACAGACGACGCAAAGCTTCAGATCGAAAAAAAACCGTTTGATTTGCAGGCATGTGCCCAACATACGCTGCATTCGTTACAAGAGCTTGCAAATAAAAAGAACATTACGCTTCAGTTTCATACGTCTGAACAAATTGAATTCGTCGGGGATGAAGATAAATGCACACAGCTGTTGTACATTTTGCTTGATAATGCCATCAAATATACTCCTGAAGGTGGAACAGTTTCCCTTTCTTTCAAACAATATGTGACGAAACAACGAAAAGTTGTAGAAATTTCCGTTTCTGACACAGGGATTGGCATTGCACCTGAACACCTTCCTCATATTTTTGATCGCTTTTACCGTGCAGACAAAGCGCGAACACGGCAAATTGGCGGCCACGGTCTTGGACTTTCCATCGCAAAATGGATTGTTGAAGCACATAACGGACACATTCAAGTTGAAAGCGAAGTGGGGAAAGGAACAACATTTACTCTCACTTTTCCGAATGAACGTGCATAA
- a CDS encoding arsenic resistance protein, whose product MKKLYFFPQKHLLISVPATLLFGFIVGTFVDTSFLKSTILFATIIMIYATMVGFKWKELTHLKEKKILFASIVINFIIIPFIAFLIGKTMLQHHPIMFAGLALSALLPTSGMTISWTAIQKGNMAAAVKLTVFGLVLGSLLTPWYLLVMVGKYVDINVMETFRTILLVVFVPMILGHVTFKWLMRKYTPEQFQKQVKPNFAPLSIWAMLYVVFVSISMRAKMIVSNLQLIVIALAVLLLFYFVNYVISTLVAKQFFNREDGIALVNGTVLRNLSIAIGLAATSFGAEAALIVTLAFIVQQQSIAYYGKIANQYWFKQ is encoded by the coding sequence ATGAAAAAATTATATTTTTTCCCACAAAAACATTTACTCATTAGCGTTCCAGCAACATTGTTGTTCGGATTTATCGTAGGAACGTTTGTAGATACGAGTTTTTTAAAGTCGACCATTTTGTTTGCAACAATTATCATGATTTATGCAACGATGGTTGGTTTTAAATGGAAGGAATTAACTCATTTAAAAGAAAAGAAAATATTGTTTGCTTCCATCGTTATCAATTTTATTATTATTCCATTTATTGCTTTTTTGATCGGAAAGACGATGTTGCAACATCATCCGATCATGTTTGCAGGACTTGCCCTGTCCGCGCTTCTTCCGACGAGTGGAATGACGATTTCATGGACAGCGATTCAAAAAGGAAATATGGCAGCAGCTGTAAAGTTAACTGTATTTGGCCTCGTGCTTGGCTCTTTGTTAACACCATGGTATTTGCTTGTAATGGTTGGAAAATACGTTGACATTAACGTGATGGAAACGTTCCGTACGATTTTACTCGTTGTGTTTGTACCAATGATTCTCGGGCATGTTACATTTAAATGGCTAATGAGAAAATATACGCCAGAGCAATTTCAAAAACAAGTAAAGCCAAACTTTGCGCCGTTAAGTATATGGGCCATGCTATATGTAGTATTTGTCAGCATTAGCATGCGAGCAAAAATGATCGTATCTAACTTACAGCTTATTGTCATCGCGTTGGCGGTATTGTTACTTTTCTATTTCGTTAACTATGTGATTAGCACGTTGGTAGCTAAACAATTTTTTAATCGTGAAGACGGCATCGCGCTTGTCAACGGTACCGTTTTGCGTAATTTATCGATTGCGATCGGCTTAGCTGCAACATCTTTCGGTGCAGAAGCAGCACTCATTGTTACTCTCGCTTTTATCGTTCAACAACAGTCGATCGCTTACTACGGAAAAATAGCAAATCAATATTGGTTTAAACAATAA
- a CDS encoding response regulator transcription factor — MKVLLAEDDVYLGELIVHLLKKKGVEHVDWVQEGEDAYDYALASFYDVIILDWMLPNGDGVSVCQRLRKHGYHGAILMLTAKDAVQDRVEGLEAGADDYLVKPFEIDELIARLKALSRRTFAPIQEEIVRWGAFEVNRTTHTLTKNGEQMILTPREFQLLDLLLQNKGRVLTRDIILDRIWGYDADVSMKTIDATVKLLRKKIGDEQQQLIKTVRGVGYTIEK; from the coding sequence ATGAAAGTGTTGCTTGCAGAAGATGATGTATATTTAGGTGAACTGATCGTCCATTTGTTGAAGAAAAAAGGTGTCGAACATGTTGATTGGGTACAAGAAGGAGAAGATGCTTACGATTATGCACTCGCTTCGTTTTATGATGTGATTATTTTAGATTGGATGTTACCAAACGGTGATGGCGTTAGCGTATGTCAACGTTTAAGAAAACATGGCTATCACGGAGCCATTTTAATGTTAACAGCGAAAGATGCGGTACAAGACCGCGTCGAAGGGTTAGAAGCCGGAGCAGATGATTACTTAGTAAAGCCGTTTGAAATCGATGAGCTCATAGCACGCCTTAAAGCGTTATCGCGGCGCACATTTGCACCAATTCAAGAAGAAATTGTCCGCTGGGGAGCGTTTGAAGTCAACCGTACAACTCATACATTGACGAAAAATGGAGAACAAATGATATTAACCCCACGTGAATTTCAACTACTCGATTTATTACTGCAAAACAAAGGTCGGGTGTTAACGCGCGACATTATTCTTGATCGTATTTGGGGTTATGACGCAGACGTCTCGATGAAAACGATTGATGCAACCGTGAAGTTGTTGCGTAAAAAAATTGGAGATGAACAACAACAGCTCATTAAAACGGTGCGCGGGGTGGGATATACCATTGAAAAATAA
- a CDS encoding aldehyde dehydrogenase: MEQLLQKQKHYFQTGETLSLEFRLKQLTRLKETIKKYEQAITDTLKKELHKSLFEAYTTEIGIVYEEIRFVMKRLSDWMKPQRVPTPLTHFGSKSYIYPEPYGVSLIIAPWNYPFQLAISPLIGAIAAGNCAIVKPSEYTPETSSLLKAIVSEAFSEEYVAVVEGGVDVSQKLLDLPFDHIFFTGSVSVGKMVMAAAAKHLTPVTLELGGKSPAIVDASAHIDLAAKRIVWGKFLNAGQTCIAPDYVFVHASVKSLLIERMKQYIEQLYGDKNTYSRIVTVRHTERLVRFLANGTVLHGGTYDIEQRWIEPTLLDDITRDDAVMQEEIFGPILPILTFETIDEAIQMINDYEKPLALYLFTEDRDVQQQILQQVHFGGGCINDTVVHVANPHLPFGGVGQSGIGAYHGKASFDAFTHYKSVLKQTTKFDIPLRYPNFPNALKWVRKLLK; this comes from the coding sequence ATGGAGCAGCTACTTCAAAAACAAAAGCATTATTTTCAAACAGGCGAAACGCTTTCTCTTGAGTTTCGCTTAAAGCAATTAACACGTTTGAAAGAAACAATAAAAAAGTATGAACAGGCGATCACCGACACGTTAAAAAAAGAGTTGCATAAATCCCTATTTGAAGCGTATACGACAGAAATCGGGATCGTGTATGAAGAGATTCGTTTTGTAATGAAACGTCTAAGCGATTGGATGAAGCCGCAACGTGTACCGACGCCATTGACACACTTTGGATCAAAAAGTTACATATATCCAGAGCCATACGGTGTCAGTTTAATTATTGCGCCATGGAATTATCCATTTCAGCTTGCGATCAGTCCGCTCATTGGAGCGATCGCCGCAGGAAATTGTGCGATTGTCAAGCCGTCTGAATATACACCTGAGACGTCGTCTTTGTTGAAAGCGATTGTTTCCGAGGCGTTTTCAGAGGAATATGTGGCTGTCGTAGAAGGGGGTGTAGACGTTAGTCAAAAGCTACTTGACTTGCCTTTTGACCATATTTTTTTCACAGGAAGCGTGTCCGTAGGGAAAATGGTAATGGCTGCTGCCGCAAAACATTTGACGCCTGTCACATTAGAACTTGGTGGGAAAAGTCCTGCGATCGTCGATGCTTCTGCCCATATCGACTTGGCTGCGAAGCGGATCGTATGGGGGAAGTTTTTAAATGCGGGACAAACGTGTATTGCACCTGATTATGTGTTCGTGCATGCGTCTGTTAAATCGCTGCTTATTGAGCGAATGAAGCAGTATATTGAGCAATTGTACGGTGATAAAAATACGTACAGTCGTATAGTAACGGTGCGACATACAGAACGGCTCGTTCGCTTCTTAGCAAACGGTACAGTTTTACACGGTGGAACATACGACATCGAGCAACGTTGGATTGAACCGACATTGCTTGACGATATAACACGGGATGATGCTGTGATGCAAGAAGAAATTTTCGGCCCTATCTTGCCCATTCTTACGTTTGAAACGATTGATGAAGCAATTCAAATGATCAACGACTACGAAAAACCGCTCGCGCTTTATTTGTTCACCGAAGATCGTGACGTACAACAACAAATATTACAGCAAGTTCATTTCGGCGGGGGATGTATAAACGATACGGTTGTACATGTTGCTAATCCTCATTTGCCGTTTGGTGGGGTCGGACAAAGCGGCATCGGTGCATATCATGGAAAAGCAAGCTTTGATGCGTTCACCCACTACAAAAGCGTATTAAAACAAACAACGAAATTCGATATCCCGTTGCGCTATCCAAACTTTCCAAATGCGCTCAAGTGGGTACGAAAGCTGCTGAAATAA
- the qoxB gene encoding cytochrome aa3 quinol oxidase subunit I: protein MGIKWNEIFVGGDPLLVGSQIAIVLTVVAIVAGLTYFKKWGWLWREWLTTVDHKKIGIMYILSGVLMFFRGGIDGLLMKAQTARPEMNFLDAQHYNEIFTTHGVIMILFMAMPFLIGLMNVVVPLQIGARDVAFPQLNALSFWLFFSGAMLFNISFVVGGSPDAGWTSYFPLAGKEFSPGIGNNYYAIALQIAGLGTLMTGINFIVTILKMRAPSMTLMKMPMFTWTTFITSIIIVAAFPIFTVALALMTFDRLYGTHFFTLSSGGSDMLWANLFWLWGHPEVYIVILPAFGIFSEVIATFSRKTLFGYTSMVVSIVGIAFLSMIVWVHHFYTMDAGPAVNSFFSITTMLIAVPTGVKIFNWLFTMRKGRIQFTTAMLWALAFVPNFVIGGVTGVMLAMAAADYQYHNTLFLVAHFHYVLIPGVVFAVFAGLYYWWPKMFGFMLNEKLGKYHFWLFTIGFNVTFMPMFFLGLKGAVRRAYTYSAESGFAPLFLVSAIGSIILAIGFAVFCYNIYWSFRYAKRNVSHDPWDARTLEWMTASPVQFYNFAVVPEVKQLDAFWHMKKRGETLTLKESDIKKIHMPSNSGLPFYMAVVFGITGFFLVFEAHIAAAVAAIGIVIGLVIRSFDYNDGYYVSVDEIKRTERTWRNVEGGTENHVG, encoded by the coding sequence ATGGGCATTAAGTGGAATGAAATATTTGTTGGAGGAGATCCGCTTCTTGTCGGTTCACAAATTGCGATTGTATTGACTGTCGTTGCGATTGTCGCTGGATTAACGTACTTTAAAAAATGGGGTTGGTTATGGCGCGAATGGCTTACGACAGTTGACCATAAAAAAATTGGGATTATGTACATTTTATCAGGTGTACTCATGTTTTTCCGCGGTGGAATTGACGGGTTGTTAATGAAGGCGCAAACGGCGCGCCCAGAAATGAACTTTTTAGATGCGCAACATTACAATGAAATTTTCACAACACATGGCGTCATTATGATTTTATTTATGGCGATGCCGTTTTTGATCGGTTTAATGAACGTCGTCGTGCCTCTGCAAATTGGAGCGCGCGATGTGGCGTTTCCGCAGTTGAACGCACTTAGCTTTTGGCTATTTTTTAGCGGGGCGATGTTATTTAACATTTCGTTCGTTGTCGGCGGTTCACCGGATGCAGGGTGGACGTCGTACTTCCCGCTTGCCGGAAAAGAGTTTAGCCCAGGCATCGGAAATAACTACTATGCGATTGCGTTGCAAATTGCAGGATTAGGGACGTTAATGACCGGTATTAACTTTATTGTCACCATTTTAAAAATGCGTGCACCAAGCATGACATTGATGAAAATGCCGATGTTTACATGGACAACATTCATTACGTCAATTATTATCGTCGCGGCATTTCCGATTTTTACAGTTGCCTTAGCGTTAATGACGTTTGACCGTTTGTACGGAACACATTTCTTTACGCTTTCTTCAGGCGGAAGCGATATGCTTTGGGCAAACTTATTTTGGCTTTGGGGCCACCCAGAAGTGTATATCGTCATTTTGCCGGCGTTCGGTATTTTCTCTGAAGTCATTGCGACGTTTTCACGAAAAACGTTGTTCGGCTATACATCGATGGTCGTTTCCATTGTTGGTATTGCATTTTTAAGCATGATCGTGTGGGTGCACCATTTTTACACGATGGATGCAGGTCCTGCGGTGAACTCATTTTTCTCGATTACAACGATGTTAATTGCCGTTCCGACAGGCGTGAAAATTTTTAACTGGTTGTTTACGATGCGAAAAGGACGCATTCAATTTACAACTGCGATGTTATGGGCGCTCGCTTTCGTGCCAAACTTCGTCATCGGTGGAGTGACAGGGGTCATGTTGGCGATGGCGGCTGCAGATTACCAATATCACAATACGCTATTTTTAGTCGCGCACTTTCATTACGTGTTAATTCCAGGCGTTGTGTTTGCGGTATTTGCAGGATTGTACTATTGGTGGCCAAAAATGTTCGGCTTTATGTTAAACGAAAAGCTCGGCAAATATCACTTCTGGTTGTTTACGATCGGATTTAACGTGACGTTTATGCCGATGTTTTTCCTCGGTTTAAAAGGCGCAGTTCGTCGGGCATATACGTATTCAGCAGAATCTGGGTTTGCGCCGCTGTTTCTCGTCTCTGCGATCGGTTCTATTATTTTGGCGATCGGCTTTGCGGTATTTTGTTATAACATTTATTGGAGCTTCCGTTATGCGAAGCGCAATGTTTCCCACGATCCATGGGATGCGCGCACGCTTGAATGGATGACGGCATCGCCAGTACAATTTTATAACTTTGCGGTCGTTCCAGAAGTGAAACAATTAGATGCGTTTTGGCATATGAAAAAACGTGGCGAAACGCTTACGTTGAAAGAAAGCGACATCAAAAAAATTCATATGCCGAGCAACTCAGGTTTGCCGTTTTATATGGCGGTCGTGTTTGGAATTACAGGTTTCTTCCTCGTCTTTGAAGCGCATATCGCAGCAGCTGTTGCGGCGATTGGGATTGTCATCGGGCTTGTCATTCGTTCGTTTGATTACAATGATGGCTATTATGTAAGCGTCGATGAGATTAAACGAACAGAACGTACGTGGAGAAACGTAGAAGGGGGGACGGAAAATCATGTCGGCTAA
- a CDS encoding PspA/IM30 family protein — protein sequence MGIFKRVKHVVLADLHDIIDKCEDPIRMTKQYIRELEEQLEKAQQALAQQFVLEQKYERLIADAKEMIEKRARQAKLAVEKNEEPIAKMALQEKIAYEKKLELYTQQYNTLKEKTTVLTEKVKQLYETYEQLKLKQVQLMTRFYVAETMKQMDEAMTSFHYDHVIKGFARMEEKVMLLEAEAKARSVIQTMPPQSFDVEVEQQLKQLKGE from the coding sequence ATGGGTATTTTTAAACGCGTCAAACATGTCGTCCTTGCCGACTTACATGACATCATTGACAAATGCGAAGATCCGATTCGCATGACGAAACAATACATTCGTGAACTAGAAGAACAGCTTGAAAAAGCACAACAAGCATTAGCGCAGCAATTCGTGTTAGAACAAAAATATGAACGTTTGATCGCAGATGCGAAAGAAATGATTGAAAAACGTGCTCGTCAAGCAAAATTAGCCGTTGAAAAAAATGAAGAGCCGATCGCAAAAATGGCTCTTCAAGAAAAAATCGCTTATGAAAAAAAATTAGAGCTATATACGCAACAATACAATACATTAAAAGAAAAAACAACTGTTTTAACAGAAAAAGTGAAGCAACTGTACGAAACATATGAGCAATTAAAGCTAAAACAAGTGCAGTTAATGACGCGCTTTTATGTTGCCGAGACGATGAAACAAATGGACGAAGCGATGACGTCTTTTCATTACGATCATGTCATAAAAGGTTTTGCGCGTATGGAAGAAAAAGTAATGTTACTTGAAGCAGAAGCAAAAGCTCGCTCTGTCATTCAAACGATGCCCCCTCAATCATTTGATGTAGAAGTCGAGCAACAACTAAAGCAATTAAAAGGCGAGTAA
- the qoxC gene encoding cytochrome aa3 quinol oxidase subunit III, with the protein MSANVNHSLPLEYQTEQNRLNILGFWIFLGAEIVLFATLFAVYGVLGHRYAGGPTPSDIFKLNDVLIETLLLLTSSFTCGLAVFFMRQRDMKKLLVWFIITLLLGAGFLFMEIREFIHYVHEGATMQTSAFLSSFFVLLGTHGAHVTFGIIWAIMLIIQLLQRGLTPMTARKMFIISLYWHFLDVVWIFIFTFVYLKGMVG; encoded by the coding sequence ATGTCGGCTAACGTCAATCATTCTCTTCCACTGGAATATCAAACGGAACAAAACCGATTAAATATTTTAGGTTTTTGGATTTTTCTAGGGGCAGAAATTGTGCTATTTGCGACGTTGTTTGCCGTCTATGGTGTGTTAGGTCACCGCTATGCCGGTGGCCCAACGCCGAGCGACATTTTTAAGCTGAACGATGTGCTTATTGAAACGTTGTTGTTGTTAACGAGTAGCTTCACATGTGGATTAGCTGTTTTTTTCATGCGGCAACGCGATATGAAAAAACTGCTCGTTTGGTTTATTATCACCCTTTTATTAGGGGCAGGCTTTTTGTTTATGGAAATTCGTGAGTTTATTCATTACGTGCATGAAGGAGCAACGATGCAAACGAGCGCATTTTTATCAAGCTTTTTTGTGCTGCTTGGCACGCACGGTGCGCACGTGACGTTCGGAATCATTTGGGCGATTATGCTCATTATTCAACTCCTTCAACGCGGGTTGACGCCAATGACTGCAAGAAAAATGTTTATCATTAGTTTATATTGGCATTTCCTTGATGTCGTTTGGATTTTCATTTTTACGTTCGTTTATTTAAAAGGGATGGTGGGGTAA
- the qoxD gene encoding cytochrome aa3 quinol oxidase subunit IV has product MEHKSKYPVSHVIGFLFSLVLTFVAVFVTLKMNVSYTIVMWIIGSLAVIQAGLQLFMFMHVTEGEDGKTNVINMAYAVFVAIVIVAGSIWVLTSGHAAH; this is encoded by the coding sequence ATGGAACATAAAAGCAAATATCCCGTTAGCCACGTGATTGGGTTTCTCTTTTCGCTTGTTTTAACGTTTGTCGCGGTGTTTGTCACATTGAAAATGAACGTATCATATACGATTGTCATGTGGATCATCGGTTCACTCGCGGTTATTCAAGCTGGACTTCAACTATTTATGTTTATGCACGTCACAGAAGGAGAAGACGGAAAAACGAACGTCATTAATATGGCATATGCGGTGTTCGTTGCGATCGTCATTGTCGCAGGATCGATTTGGGTGTTAACGTCTGGACATGCGGCACATTAA
- the qoxA gene encoding cytochrome aa3 quinol oxidase subunit II, whose protein sequence is MKRLFALLIAGLLPLLGGCEMVVFQPQGPAARSITELINWSIWWMLLVVVVVFALFTYIVWKYRDRPERQGEEPPEEHGSTVLEIVWTVIPILIVIALTIPTMRTLYDLEKPPKGYEDEKPLVIHVTSADWKWIFSYPEQNIETVNYVNIPAGRLVLFKMTSASTMQSFWVPALAGQKYTMNKMETELYVVADRPGSYEGRNTNFNGRGYAHMQFEVLAQTPQEFEKWVEEVKQTAPKLTKEKYEQLLLPTHLGRLTFVDTHLQWVNHADPHSKTYTNPELYRGHGYQGKIFIREDNYKSSSTCNDEEQKALESDSGGEHHGH, encoded by the coding sequence ATGAAGCGTTTGTTTGCCTTATTGATAGCGGGATTGCTTCCGCTTCTTGGTGGCTGTGAGATGGTTGTGTTTCAGCCGCAAGGACCAGCTGCAAGAAGTATTACAGAACTAATCAACTGGTCGATTTGGTGGATGCTTCTCGTTGTTGTCGTTGTATTTGCATTGTTTACTTACATCGTATGGAAATATCGGGATCGCCCTGAGCGACAAGGGGAAGAACCGCCTGAAGAGCATGGAAGCACGGTGCTTGAAATTGTATGGACCGTTATTCCGATTTTGATCGTCATCGCACTAACGATTCCGACAATGAGAACGTTATATGATTTAGAAAAACCGCCGAAAGGGTACGAAGACGAAAAACCGCTCGTCATTCATGTGACGTCAGCGGATTGGAAATGGATTTTTAGCTACCCTGAACAAAATATTGAAACGGTAAACTACGTCAACATTCCAGCAGGTCGCCTTGTGTTATTTAAAATGACTTCCGCGTCTACGATGCAGTCGTTTTGGGTACCAGCGCTAGCTGGACAAAAATATACGATGAACAAAATGGAAACGGAATTATACGTCGTCGCAGATCGTCCGGGATCGTATGAAGGACGGAATACAAACTTTAACGGACGAGGGTATGCACATATGCAGTTTGAAGTGTTAGCTCAAACGCCACAAGAGTTTGAAAAATGGGTGGAAGAAGTGAAACAAACGGCACCGAAATTAACGAAAGAAAAATATGAACAATTGTTGTTGCCGACACATTTAGGACGATTGACGTTTGTTGATACGCATTTGCAATGGGTAAACCATGCTGATCCGCATTCGAAGACGTACACAAATCCAGAATTATATCGCGGGCATGGATACCAAGGGAAAATTTTTATTCGTGAAGATAACTACAAAAGCTCATCAACTTGTAACGATGAGGAACAAAAAGCTTTAGAGAGTGATAGCGGAGGTGAACATCATGGGCATTAA